A stretch of the Snodgrassella alvi genome encodes the following:
- the murF gene encoding UDP-N-acetylmuramoyl-tripeptide--D-alanyl-D-alanine ligase has product MSNLDLNFIYQTFGQVLPSHNQPVNRVIIDSRLIQQGDVFVAIQGEHFDGHDFIDEVLAKGAALCIVSCSDWKTNARCLVVADTQQALGQLAHAWRMVVNPQLQVFGVTGSAGKTTVKEMLATILRCHAGKDAILATAGNFNNHIGLPLTLLQLKPQHRYAVIEMGMNHAGELSYLTGLARPDFALVNNALRAHIGCGFADVADIACAKSEIYQGLNADGIGFVPTDDGQSEVYIKALHGKRCVRFGTKLGDVHAENIVLQPLGIAFDLHSLQVETHINIPVPGLHMVHNAVAACAMALAAGLPLSALHGLNAFQNAKGRLQQKHSLNGALVIDDTYNANPDAFKAAIDVLAAFPAPRVIVMGAIGELGNNAPALHAEVGAYMRERGIEAAFFIGDNSQYAAEAYGAKEAFYQDRNRLIEDLRAWDQQTATILVKGSRFMHMEDVVAALTQE; this is encoded by the coding sequence ATGTCGAATTTAGATCTAAATTTTATTTATCAGACTTTTGGACAGGTATTACCAAGCCATAACCAGCCGGTAAATAGGGTGATTATCGATAGCCGCCTGATTCAGCAGGGTGATGTGTTTGTGGCCATTCAGGGAGAACATTTTGATGGCCATGATTTTATTGATGAAGTGCTGGCAAAAGGAGCAGCGTTGTGCATTGTCAGCTGCTCTGACTGGAAGACTAATGCACGTTGTTTAGTGGTTGCCGATACACAACAGGCTTTAGGCCAGCTGGCTCATGCATGGCGTATGGTTGTTAATCCGCAATTGCAGGTTTTCGGTGTGACTGGTTCGGCTGGCAAAACTACTGTAAAGGAAATGCTGGCTACTATTCTGCGTTGCCACGCGGGTAAAGATGCGATTTTGGCAACTGCTGGTAATTTTAATAACCACATAGGGTTGCCATTAACATTGCTGCAATTAAAACCGCAGCATCGCTACGCCGTAATTGAGATGGGCATGAATCATGCTGGCGAACTGAGTTATTTAACTGGTTTGGCGCGTCCAGATTTTGCTCTGGTTAATAATGCTTTGCGTGCTCACATTGGCTGCGGTTTTGCAGATGTGGCCGATATTGCATGTGCTAAAAGTGAAATCTACCAAGGTTTAAATGCTGATGGAATTGGCTTTGTTCCGACTGATGACGGACAGTCTGAGGTTTATATCAAAGCTTTGCATGGTAAAAGATGTGTCCGCTTTGGTACAAAGCTGGGTGATGTGCATGCTGAAAATATTGTTTTGCAGCCATTAGGCATTGCTTTTGACCTGCACAGCCTGCAAGTTGAGACTCATATAAATATACCCGTGCCCGGATTGCATATGGTACACAATGCTGTAGCTGCCTGCGCGATGGCGCTGGCAGCTGGTTTACCTTTGTCAGCTTTGCATGGACTGAATGCATTTCAAAATGCCAAAGGCCGCTTGCAGCAGAAGCACAGTTTGAATGGTGCGCTGGTTATTGATGACACTTATAATGCCAATCCTGATGCATTCAAGGCTGCGATTGATGTACTGGCGGCTTTTCCGGCACCACGGGTCATTGTTATGGGTGCCATCGGTGAGCTTGGCAATAATGCTCCTGCTTTGCATGCTGAAGTTGGTGCCTACATGCGTGAACGAGGTATTGAGGCTGCGTTTTTTATCGGTGATAACAGCCAATATGCTGCCGAAGCTTATGGCGCTAAAGAAGCGTTTTATCAGGACAGAAACCGGCTTATTGAGGATTTACGCGCCTGGGATCAGCAAACGGCGACTATTCTGGTGAAAGGTTCACGTTTTATGCACATGGAAGATGTGGTTGCGGCTTTAACGCAAGAATAA